From a region of the Impatiens glandulifera chromosome 4, dImpGla2.1, whole genome shotgun sequence genome:
- the LOC124934303 gene encoding LOW QUALITY PROTEIN: pre-mRNA-splicing factor 38-like (The sequence of the model RefSeq protein was modified relative to this genomic sequence to represent the inferred CDS: substituted 2 bases at 2 genomic stop codons) produces MANRTDPLAKNIHGTNPQNLVEKILRSKIYQNTYWKEQCFGLTAETLVDKAMELDHLGGTFGGNRKPTPFMCLVMKMLQIQPEKDIVVEFIKNEDYKYVRVLGAFYLRLTGTDVDVYRYLEPLYNDYRKLRQKLPEGKYSLTHVDEVIDELLTKDYSCDIALPRIKKRWTLETIGSLEPRKSALEDDFEEEEEKRGGSCXIGCWDLXKEGLPSWEKSYKERERDRKRDSHRHRDRDYERDRDYDRDRGRVRDYERDRDYDRDRGRDRNRERDRDRDRDHHRARDQEYDRERGEVVEREGRERERRGRRRSPSRSRSRDRKRHARTSVSPRRRGGEEEPKTKKKKEKKVLKDDGTDHPDPEIAEMNKLRASLGMKPLK; encoded by the exons ATGGCGAATCGCACAGACCCACTAGCGAAGAACATTCATGGCACGAATCCACAGAACCTGGTGGAGAAGATCTTGAGGTCAAAGATCTACCAAAACACTTATTGGAAAGAGCAATGTTTTGGACTCACGGCCGAAACCCTAGTTGACAAAGCAATGGAACTCGACCACCTCGGCGGCACATTTGGTGGTAATCGAAAACCCACTCCATTCATGTGTCTCGTCATGAAGATGCTCCAGATTCAACCTGAGAAAGATATTGTCGTTGAATTTATCAAGAACGAAGACTACAA GTATGTAAGAGTGCTTGGAGCATTTTATTTGCGTCTTACAGGGACAGATGTGGATGTCTACCGTTACTTGGAACCATTATACAATGATTACAGGAAATTGAGACAAAAGTTACCTGAAGGAA AATACAGTTTGACACATGTTGATGAAGTCATCGATGAGCTTTTGACGAAAGACTATTCATGCGATATTGCTTTGCCACGCATAAAGAAAAG ATGGACACTTGAAACCATTGGTTCACTTGAACCAAGGAAAAGTGCTCTCgaagatgattttgaagaggaagaagagaagagaggAGGAAGCTGCTGAATTGGATGCTGGGACTTATGAAAAG AGGGATTACCATCATGGGAGAAGTCCTACAAGGAAAGAGAGAGGGATAGAAAACGAGACAGTCACAGGCACAG GGATCGTGACTACGAGAGGGACAGGGATTACGATAGGGATCGAGGCAGAGTTCGGGACTACGAGAGGGACAGGGATTACGATAGGGATCGAGGCAGAGACAGGAACCGGGAGAGAGATAGGGATAGGGACAGGGATCACCACAGGGCGAGGGATCAGGAATATGACCGTGAAAGGGGGGAAGTAGTAGAGAGAGAAGGGAGAGAGCGGGAGAGGCGCGGGAGGAGAAGGAGTCCATCAAGGAGTCGGAGTCGTGATCGGAAAAGACATGCCCGAACCAGTGTTAGCCCTAGGAGACGCGGTGGGGAGGAAGAACCGaagacaaagaagaagaaggagaagaaggttCTGAAGGATGATGGGACGGATCATCCTGATCCTGAAATTGCGGAAATGAACAAGCTTCGAGCTAGTCTCGGCATGAAACCATTGAAGTAG